From a region of the Alosa sapidissima isolate fAloSap1 chromosome 9, fAloSap1.pri, whole genome shotgun sequence genome:
- the LOC121718881 gene encoding zinc finger protein 501-like isoform X3 — protein MATEEECLCCMEWDLLRRDTQETQCFVESEDFPSLINRAEVETFFHVPKRNWRRRSIPEGPDGHPLSVSEHPHLRQQKIHGQNDELNLQLQGRLHHCTVCRRSFSAFTELQKHQQIHTSVAQKQNTNKNCDLYGKSFPLISNGDKLHQCAHCGKVYATDESLKHHIMLAHTTKKRHKCAHCGKVYATDGTLKHHITLTHTTKKRHKCVLCGKRFKLISTLNIHMNVYCKKKVRKCLECGKVFSKNMQLKSHMRTHTGEKPHKCVQCGKAFATSQSLKSHMFTHTGEKPHKCVHCEKAFKTSQGLKRHMLTHTKEELHECSQCGKAFRKSQDLKRHMLTHTKEELRECSQCGKAFGTSQDLKRHMLTHTKEELCECSQCGKAFGTSQDLKRHMLTHTGEILHICVQCAKAFRTYQDMKCHMLTHIGGKPHKCV, from the exons ATGGCCACCGAAGAGGAGTGCCTGTGTTGCATGGAGTGGGACCTGTTGCGTCGCGACACCCAAGAGACGCAGTGTTTTGTAGAGTCTGAAGATTTCCCCTCATTGATAAACAGGGCTGAAGTTGAAACTTTCTTCCATGTCCCGAAAAGAAATTGGAGGCGGCGATCCATACCAGAGGGACCAGATGGACATCCACTAA GTGTATCAGAACACCCACACTTAAGGCAACAGAAGATCCATGGACAGAATGATGAACTCAACCTGCAGCTGCAAGGAAGGCTGCACCACTGCACAGTTTGCAGGAGGAGTTTCTCAGCCTTCACTGAACTTCAGAAACACCAGCAAATACACACTagtgttgcacaaaagcagaacacTAACAAAAACTGTGACCTGTATGGGAAGTCTTTTCCACTAATTTCTAATGGAGATAAGCTACATCAATGTGCCCATTGTGGGAAAGTATATGCAACAGATGAAAGTCTCAAACACCACATAATGCTTGCACATACTACAAAGAAGCGTCATAAATGTGCCCATTGTGGGAAAGTATATGCAACAGATGGAACTCTCAAACACCACATAACGCTTACACATACTACAAAGAAGCGTCATAAATGTGTCCTTTGTGGAAAACGCTTTAAGCTCATTTCAACTCTTAATATCCATATGAACGTATACTGCAAAAAGAAAGTGCGTAAATGTCTAGAGTGTGGAAAAGTTTTTTCAAAAAATATGCAACTGAAGAGCCACATGCGTacacatactggagagaagcctcataagtgtgtccagtgtggaaaagcttttgcaACATCCCAATCTCTTAAAAGTCACATGTTTacacatactggagagaagcctcataaatgtgtccacTGTGAAAAAGCTTTTAAAACATCCCAAGGTCTCAAACgccacatgcttacacatactAAAGAGGAGCTTCATGAATgttcccagtgtggaaaagcttttagaAAATCCCAAGATCTCAAACgccacatgcttacacatactAAAGAGGAGCTTCGTGAATgttcccagtgtggaaaagcttttggAACATCTCAAGATCTCAAACgccacatgcttacacatactAAAGAGGAGCTTTGTGAATgttcccagtgtggaaaagcttttggAACATCCCAAGATCTCAAACgccacatgcttacacatactGGAGAGATTCTTCATATATGTGTCCAGTGTGCAAAAGCTTTTAGAACATATCAAGACATGAAATgccacatgcttacacatattggagggaagcctcataaatgtgtctaG
- the LOC121719005 gene encoding E3 SUMO-protein ligase ZBED1-like, which translates to MISRLLENQEAIKATLSRQKHKLTMLTTSEWDKLQRLKTILEPCRYVTELLGGETYVSCSVVLPALCHLYHTMEVSDEDPAYIGKFKTAFKKDLSERQANLNNGWLNIASALDPRFKDLKCLKKGDIEAVWTSLQLLLQNKPSTATPGTCRRATEKEKPPSLCFRHRLR; encoded by the exons ATGATCTCTCGTCTCCTCGAGAACCAGGAGGCTATCAAGGCTACACTGAGCAGACAGAAGCACAAGCTGACTATGCTGACTACATCTGAGTGGGACAAACTTCAGAGGCTGAAAACCATCCTTGAACCATGCAG ATATGTGACTGAGCTCCTTGGAGGTGAGACTTATGTTTCCTGCTCTGTGGTGTTGCCTGCTCTCTGCCACCTGTACCACACAATGGAAGTTTCGGACGAGGACCCAGCCTATATTGGAAAATTCAAGACTGCCTTTAAAAAGGACCTGTCTGAACGGCAAGCAAACCTCAACAATGGATGGCTCAACATAGCTTCAGCATTAGACCCCCGCTTCAAGGACTTGAAGTGTCTTAAAAAAGGAGATATAGAAGCAGTGTGGACCAGCCTTCAGTTACTGCTACAAAATAAACCCAGTACGGCTACCCCAGGAACCTGTAGAAGAGCCACCGAAAAAGAGAAGCCTCCTTCTCTTTGCTTCAGACACAGACTCAGATGA
- the LOC121718898 gene encoding zinc finger protein 436-like: MTPEENNLGSIYALITGKREPWTMDDMEEKPLISGCNETEMHQVDLRLILKEDIKEEEYGHMISCPVKDEEEEKPFAERHCKIERDDTDDTDSNDETLQTPAEIEVEIEEDEQHDYQLESLPEHQHVMQQKINGQNDELNLQLERRLHHCTVCRKSFTALTELEKHQQKHATSVSQTQRTSKSQMLIHTGKKAHKCASCGKVFQALSKLKSHMVRHSGEKPYKCVQCGKALANPSYIKIHMLTHTGEKPHKCSQCGKTFRTSQDLQRHKFTHTGEKRHKCVQCGRAFSRSSYLSRHMLTHTEEKHHKCSQCGKAFLLISNLIKSHMQIHTGEKPYKCASCGKGFQWFSKLKVHMLTHSGEKPCKCVQCGREFAHPAYTKIHMLTQTGEKTHKCIQCGREFAHPSYLKKHMLTHTGEKPHKCVQCGRAFAHSSYLSKHKLTHTGEKRHKCVQCGRPFSLMSSLKRHMLVHTKKILHSEKRNTRIVPSEVPKLVARAAPSKEQNVYLSTGYIYVPLQFVPFGGKYVP; this comes from the exons ATGACTCCGGAggaaaacaacctagggtctatttatg CATTGATTACAGGAAAGAGAGAACCTTGGACCATGGATGACATGGAGGAAAAGCCGCTGATCTCTGGCTGTAACGAGACTGAAATGCACCAGGTTGACCTGAGATTGATCTTGAAAGAAGACATAAAAGAGGAGGAATATGGTCATATGATATCATGTCCGGTcaaagatgaagaagaagaaaagcccTTTGCAGAACGTCACTGTAAAATTGAAAGAGACGATACCGACGATACAGACTCTAACGATGAAACACTACAGACACCAGCGGAGATTGAAGTGGAGATTGAGGAGGACGAGCAGCACGATTACCAGCTGGAAA GTCTACCAGAACACCAACATGTAATGCAGCAGAAGATCAATGGACAGAATGATGAACTCAACCTGCAACTCGAAAGAAGACTGCACCACTGCACAGTCTGCAGGAAGAGCTTTACAGCCCTTACTGAACTTGAGAAACACCAGCAAAAACACGCTACTAGTGTTTCACAAACACAGAGGACAAGCAAATCTCAGATGCTAATTCACACAGGAAAAAAAGCTCATAAATGTGCCTCTTGTGGAAAGGTTTTTCAAGCACTTTCGAAACTTAAGAGTCATATGGTAAGACACAGTGGAGAAAAACCatataaatgtgtccagtgtggaaaagcattgGCTAACCCTTCATATATTAAAATCCACATGCTaactcacactggagagaagcctcataaatgttccCAGTGTGGAAAGACTTTTAGAACCTCCCAAGATCTTCAGCGGCATAAGtttacacacactggagagaagcgtcataaatgtgtccagtgtggaagagCATTTTCACGCTCTTCTTATCTTAGCAGACACATGCTAACGCACACTGAAGAGAAGCATCATAAATgttcccagtgtggaaaagcttttttacTAATTTCAAATCTAATCAAATCCCATATGCAAATTCACACGGGAGAAAAACCTTATAAATGTGCCTCTTGTGGAAAGGGTTTTCAATGGTTTTCAAAACTTAAGGTCCATATGCTGACACACAGTGGAGAGAAGCCGtgtaaatgtgtccagtgtggaagagAATTTGCGCACCCTGCATATACTAAAATCCACATGCTAACTCAGACTGGAGAGAAGACTCATAAATGCATCCAGTGTGGAAGAGAATTTGCGCACCCTTCATATCTTAAGAAACACATGCTaactcacactggagagaagcctcataaatgtgtccagtgtggaagagCATTTGCACACTCTTCATATCTTAGCAAACATAAGCTAACTCACACTGGAGAAAAGCGTCATAAATGTGTTCAGTGTGGAAGACCATTTTCACTAATGAGTAGTCTGAAACGCCATATGCTAGTGCACACTAAAAAAATACTGCACTCTGAGAAAAGAAATACTAGAATTGTACCTTCAGAGGTACCAAAGCTCGTCGCTAGGGCAGCACCCTCAAAGGAACAAAATGTGTACCTTTCAACCGGGTACATATATGTACCCTTACAGTTTGTACCCTTTGGTGGTAAATATGTACCCTAA